In a genomic window of Streptomyces koelreuteriae:
- the fabG gene encoding 3-oxoacyl-ACP reductase FabG, producing the protein MPAQATTRSVFVTGGNRGIGLAIARRFAAAGDRVAVTYRGAEPPASEGFLAVRCDVTDSQQVDRAFTEAEAAHGPVTVLVAGAGVANDRLLVRMSDADFTSVIDTNLTGAFRAARRAVRGMLREGHGRIVLVSSTAALHGAPGQTNYAAAKAGLVGFARSLTHELGPRDITCNVVAPGLTESDMSRALTDRQREDLLRRTPAGRLARPEEVADAVAFLAGAGYVRGAVVPVDGGAGLGH; encoded by the coding sequence ATGCCCGCTCAGGCAACGACCCGTTCGGTCTTCGTCACCGGGGGAAACAGGGGGATCGGACTGGCCATAGCCCGCCGCTTCGCGGCGGCGGGAGACCGGGTGGCGGTGACCTACAGAGGCGCGGAGCCGCCCGCTTCGGAGGGCTTCCTCGCCGTACGGTGCGATGTGACGGACAGCCAACAGGTGGACCGCGCCTTCACGGAGGCCGAGGCGGCCCACGGGCCGGTCACCGTCCTGGTCGCGGGCGCGGGCGTCGCCAACGACCGTCTGCTGGTGCGGATGAGCGACGCCGACTTCACCTCCGTCATCGACACCAACCTCACGGGGGCCTTCCGGGCCGCCCGGCGAGCCGTGCGCGGCATGCTCCGCGAGGGCCACGGCCGTATCGTGCTGGTCTCCTCCACGGCCGCGCTGCACGGCGCCCCCGGGCAGACCAACTACGCGGCGGCCAAGGCCGGGCTGGTCGGATTCGCCCGGTCGCTGACGCACGAACTCGGCCCCCGGGACATCACCTGCAATGTGGTGGCGCCCGGCCTCACCGAGTCGGACATGAGCCGCGCCCTCACCGACCGGCAGCGCGAGGACCTGCTGCGCCGGACCCCGGCCGGGCGCCTCGCACGCCCCGAAGAGGTCGCCGACGCGGTGGCGTTCCTGGCCGGTGCCGGATATGTGCGCGGCGCCGTCGTCCCGGTCGACGGAGGCGCCGGGCTGGGGCACTGA
- a CDS encoding MFS transporter produces MTGPGESAGAPSRPGAVLLVVVCAQMLIWLDTSILNVAVTTLADPAEGLGATPAELEWVASAYTLVFAGGLFAGGALADRFGPRATLLAGLALFGTASAAGAFAGSPAWLVVARAFMGAGSALLMPATLSVIVQSTPEAKRTRAIAIWSSSSGLGVAVGPVVGGALLSNFWWGSVFLVNVPIVALCLAGVAAVVPELKSPRRRPLDLPGLALSVLGLGGVVYGIIEAGDGQAWYGPHVLLPLALGGALLCAFVAGQRRSPAPSLDLRLFRQPGFTAGSVVLLIAFMALAGHLFYAAFYLQGPRGLTPAEAGTVMIAAAVGIVLGSQASPGLSRLLSARWTVAAGVLATAATYLAYAWLDGRTPIGVVVALLWIQGFGMGLVGTPVTAAMMSGVPPHLAGAGSAVNSVTRQVGGTLGVAMAGSILSGVYRQRMADAELPGIAQGLSPAAEEQARASAEAARSLAGSLRLPELAATADRAFLDAMYAATLAVAALAFVGCAVAVVGLRTRAPRPGDAPEREARDEPVEST; encoded by the coding sequence ATGACCGGGCCCGGCGAGTCGGCGGGTGCCCCGTCGCGACCGGGGGCCGTCCTCCTGGTCGTGGTCTGCGCCCAGATGCTGATCTGGCTGGACACCTCGATCCTCAACGTCGCCGTCACCACCCTGGCCGACCCGGCCGAGGGCCTGGGCGCGACGCCCGCCGAACTGGAGTGGGTGGCGAGCGCCTACACCCTGGTCTTCGCCGGGGGCCTTTTCGCGGGCGGCGCGCTGGCCGACCGGTTCGGCCCCCGCGCCACCCTCCTCGCCGGACTCGCGCTGTTCGGCACGGCCTCCGCCGCCGGGGCGTTCGCGGGGAGCCCTGCGTGGCTGGTCGTGGCACGCGCGTTCATGGGCGCCGGCAGTGCGCTGCTGATGCCGGCGACCCTGTCGGTGATCGTGCAGAGCACCCCGGAGGCGAAACGCACCCGGGCGATCGCGATCTGGAGCTCCTCCAGCGGCCTGGGCGTGGCCGTCGGCCCGGTGGTGGGCGGAGCGCTGCTCAGCAACTTCTGGTGGGGGTCGGTGTTCCTGGTCAACGTGCCGATCGTCGCCCTGTGCCTGGCCGGAGTCGCGGCCGTCGTACCCGAGTTGAAGAGTCCCCGGCGCAGACCGCTCGACCTCCCGGGGCTCGCCCTGTCGGTGCTCGGGCTCGGCGGCGTGGTCTACGGGATCATCGAAGCCGGCGACGGACAGGCCTGGTACGGGCCGCACGTCCTCCTCCCGCTGGCCCTGGGCGGCGCCCTGCTCTGCGCTTTCGTGGCCGGTCAGCGCAGGTCCCCGGCGCCCAGCCTGGACCTGCGGCTCTTCCGGCAGCCCGGGTTCACGGCCGGGAGCGTGGTGCTGCTGATCGCGTTCATGGCACTGGCCGGGCACCTGTTCTACGCGGCCTTCTACCTCCAGGGGCCCCGAGGGCTGACCCCCGCCGAGGCCGGCACCGTGATGATCGCCGCCGCGGTCGGTATCGTCCTGGGCAGCCAGGCGTCCCCCGGGCTGAGCAGGCTGCTGTCGGCGCGTTGGACGGTCGCGGCCGGTGTCCTGGCCACGGCCGCCACCTACCTCGCCTACGCCTGGCTCGACGGGCGGACCCCGATCGGAGTCGTCGTCGCGCTGCTGTGGATCCAGGGCTTCGGGATGGGCCTGGTCGGGACGCCGGTCACGGCCGCGATGATGAGCGGGGTGCCCCCGCATCTCGCGGGCGCCGGCTCGGCCGTCAACAGCGTCACCCGGCAGGTCGGCGGCACGCTCGGGGTGGCGATGGCCGGTTCGATCCTCTCCGGCGTGTACCGGCAGCGGATGGCGGACGCCGAACTGCCCGGCATCGCACAGGGGTTGTCCCCGGCCGCCGAGGAACAGGCCAGGGCCTCCGCCGAGGCGGCCCGCTCACTGGCCGGTTCCCTGCGTCTGCCCGAACTGGCGGCCACGGCGGACCGGGCCTTCCTCGACGCGATGTACGCCGCCACCCTCGCCGTCGCCGCATTGGCCTTCGTCGGATGCGCGGTGGCCGTCGTGGGTCTGCGGACCAGGGCGCCGCGACCGGGCGATGCCCCGGAACGAGAGGCACGGGACGAACCGGTGGAGTCCACGTGA
- a CDS encoding NAD-dependent epimerase/dehydratase family protein, producing the protein MRVLVAGASGVIGHPLVGALRARGHQVSALVRDTSRAPDADETVVADALDRVSLLTAVEAARPDVVVHQMTALRLLRDDPAGAFARTARLRTEGTAHLVEAARAAGARRLVAQSIAFAAAPAGDPVLDEDAPLYVDAPDPGWAATVRAVAELERQVSSAAGLSGLVLRYGTLYGPGTAYAQTGGTGQRVLAGKLPLPEGGSGITSFLHVEDAVTATVAAVESEATGVLHITDDEPAPAADWLPHYARALGAPAPRTVPAAMAPRLLGWFTAHQLTAARGASNDRARTTLGWKPLRPSWRDGLGTR; encoded by the coding sequence GTGCGGGTACTGGTAGCTGGTGCTTCCGGAGTGATCGGACATCCGCTGGTGGGCGCGCTGCGGGCGCGGGGACACCAGGTGAGCGCGCTGGTACGGGACACTTCCCGGGCCCCGGACGCGGACGAGACGGTGGTCGCCGACGCCCTCGACCGCGTGTCCCTGCTGACGGCGGTCGAGGCCGCCCGGCCCGACGTGGTCGTGCACCAGATGACCGCGCTGCGGCTGCTGCGCGACGATCCCGCGGGCGCCTTCGCGCGGACCGCGCGGCTGCGCACCGAGGGCACCGCCCACCTGGTCGAGGCGGCCCGGGCGGCCGGTGCCCGACGGCTGGTCGCGCAGTCCATCGCCTTCGCCGCGGCCCCGGCCGGGGACCCGGTCCTCGACGAGGACGCACCCTTGTACGTGGACGCCCCGGACCCCGGCTGGGCCGCCACCGTACGGGCCGTCGCCGAGCTGGAACGGCAGGTGTCGAGCGCTGCGGGCCTGAGCGGCCTGGTCCTCAGGTACGGCACCCTGTACGGCCCCGGCACCGCGTACGCCCAGACCGGCGGGACGGGGCAGCGGGTGCTGGCCGGGAAACTCCCGCTGCCCGAGGGCGGGTCGGGGATCACCTCGTTCCTGCACGTGGAGGACGCCGTGACAGCGACCGTGGCGGCCGTCGAGTCGGAGGCCACCGGGGTCCTCCACATCACGGACGACGAACCGGCCCCGGCCGCCGACTGGCTGCCGCACTACGCCCGCGCGCTGGGCGCCCCCGCCCCGCGCACGGTTCCGGCGGCGATGGCGCCCCGGCTGCTCGGCTGGTTCACGGCCCATCAACTCACCGCGGCGCGCGGCGCGTCCAACGACCGGGCGCGTACGACGCTGGGCTGGAAGCCGCTGCGGCCGAGCTGGCGCGACGGACTGGGGACGCGATGA
- a CDS encoding class I adenylate-forming enzyme family protein encodes MLISRQERARICSDTELGAGNILERLTAYGRPLDEPVLRTDGTWQAPDGSRPRVLTLGQLIEAAETYAGWYAARGVRPRDPVAVHSHSSTEFAVNFLALTSLGAIPSFVNGNLAPETAREYVRGQGSVGAFTDPEHHAVLSGSGLGFCVTAADIRPGDRASLPSSYPYRHDPTDPVLISHSSGTTGMPKGVPHTHRTLMYAQLHRLRYSTGTDMERTLVGLPGAHNAMVATLLYCLLLRTDIKLLSSRRGTDVLDAIEEFRPTTVLAFAGTFGEMAVQDLSIRQLNSVQVWFNTGDAAHEAHIRALVRYGGHVRIGHDLRRTRVEGSVFVDGLGSSEAGYSVFHNRHTKDTTAYSRCVGKPISFAEAAVLAEDGTPLPPGRIGRLGLKSPTLTPGYWNDSLTWNRLRLGGYWLTGDLAHQDEDGNFYHLDRAPDAIRTREGILFSTRTEELLLRELPELADCTIVGVAPEGVRADWDGGGEAEAYALLQLADDDAPAGDGEVWTERVNAVLSAAGFPLVARALRMEPDEVPKGATGKVLKRVMRDRFATRGQE; translated from the coding sequence ATGCTCATCAGTAGGCAGGAGCGCGCCCGGATCTGCTCCGACACCGAACTGGGCGCCGGCAACATCCTGGAGCGGCTGACGGCGTACGGCCGCCCGCTCGACGAGCCGGTGCTGCGGACGGACGGCACCTGGCAGGCACCGGACGGCAGCCGCCCGCGGGTGCTGACGCTCGGGCAGTTGATCGAGGCCGCCGAGACCTACGCGGGCTGGTACGCCGCCCGGGGAGTGCGGCCCCGCGACCCGGTCGCCGTGCACTCCCACTCCAGCACCGAGTTCGCGGTGAACTTCCTGGCGCTGACCTCCCTCGGCGCGATCCCCTCGTTCGTCAACGGCAACCTGGCCCCGGAGACCGCCCGGGAGTACGTACGCGGACAGGGGTCGGTGGGCGCTTTCACGGACCCGGAGCACCACGCGGTGCTGTCGGGATCGGGGCTCGGATTCTGCGTCACCGCCGCCGACATCCGGCCCGGGGACCGCGCGTCCCTGCCGTCGTCGTACCCGTACCGGCACGACCCCACCGACCCGGTGCTCATCTCGCACTCGTCCGGAACCACCGGCATGCCCAAGGGCGTTCCGCACACCCACCGGACGCTGATGTACGCGCAGTTGCACCGGCTGCGCTACTCCACCGGGACCGACATGGAGCGCACCCTGGTGGGGCTGCCGGGCGCGCACAACGCCATGGTGGCGACCCTGCTGTACTGCCTGTTGCTCCGCACGGACATCAAGCTGCTCTCCAGTCGACGCGGCACCGATGTCCTGGACGCCATCGAGGAGTTCCGGCCGACCACCGTGCTGGCCTTCGCCGGGACCTTCGGCGAGATGGCCGTACAAGATCTGTCGATCCGTCAACTGAACAGTGTCCAGGTGTGGTTCAACACCGGAGACGCGGCCCACGAGGCGCACATCCGGGCCCTGGTGCGGTACGGCGGCCACGTGAGGATCGGGCACGATCTGCGGCGTACGAGGGTCGAGGGCTCCGTCTTCGTGGACGGGCTCGGCTCGTCCGAAGCGGGCTACTCCGTCTTCCACAACCGGCACACCAAGGACACCACGGCCTACTCGCGCTGCGTCGGCAAGCCGATCAGTTTCGCCGAGGCCGCCGTGCTCGCCGAGGACGGCACCCCGCTGCCGCCGGGGCGGATCGGCCGCCTCGGCCTGAAGTCGCCGACGCTGACGCCCGGTTACTGGAACGACTCGCTGACCTGGAACCGGCTGCGGCTGGGCGGCTACTGGCTCACCGGGGACCTCGCTCACCAGGACGAGGACGGCAACTTCTACCACCTCGACCGGGCACCGGACGCGATCCGGACCCGCGAGGGGATCCTGTTCAGCACCCGGACCGAGGAACTGCTCCTGCGGGAGCTGCCCGAACTGGCCGACTGCACGATCGTCGGGGTCGCCCCCGAGGGCGTCCGGGCCGACTGGGACGGCGGGGGAGAAGCCGAGGCGTACGCGCTGCTCCAGCTCGCGGACGACGACGCCCCGGCCGGCGACGGCGAGGTATGGACCGAGCGGGTCAACGCGGTCCTGTCGGCCGCCGGGTTCCCCCTGGTGGCCCGGGCCCTGCGGATGGAACCCGACGAGGTGCCCAAGGGCGCCACGGGCAAGGTCCTCAAACGCGTGATGCGCGACCGGTTCGCCACCAGGGGGCAGGAGTGA
- a CDS encoding beta-ketoacyl-[acyl-carrier-protein] synthase family protein — MSGDVTITGFGVRTAFGTGADALRSGVFAGIPAFRPTTRFDTGPYRTPMAAAAPDGPDAVEDWALRHALASCGTEALDMAGLGPGTDAATLLGVAGDHTSVTRYWRGRAEEVASGPGPGTDAGRNGGVVRNGAAGEGVGRKVDGALNGAGGAGVLLAGDPGAEPEGVAARFADAVPARLAELLAGHLGLTGPRLTFTNACVASAAAIIHACRLISSGRIDVAVCAGGYLVEEETFGKFDSGRALSRDGMVRPFSADRSGLLLGDGVAAVVLESAGHARRRGARPLASVPGWGAATDAHHIAQPHPEGAGLAQATRQALRLAGDPDGAALGYVNAHGTGTKYNDGAETRGLRTALAERAESIPVSSTKSTTGHLLEAAGIVEFVITMLALTDGVLPPTAGFTRPDPDCDLDYVPNRPRRADPRRALTINAAFGGANTALVLERP; from the coding sequence ATGAGCGGTGATGTGACGATCACCGGCTTCGGTGTACGCACCGCGTTCGGAACGGGGGCCGATGCCCTGCGGAGCGGGGTCTTCGCGGGGATCCCCGCGTTCCGTCCCACCACACGGTTCGACACCGGCCCGTACCGGACGCCGATGGCCGCCGCCGCCCCGGACGGACCCGACGCGGTCGAGGACTGGGCGCTGCGCCACGCACTCGCCTCCTGCGGGACCGAAGCCCTCGACATGGCCGGTCTCGGCCCGGGCACGGATGCGGCGACCCTGCTCGGCGTCGCCGGCGACCATACGAGTGTCACGCGGTACTGGCGGGGCCGGGCGGAGGAGGTCGCGTCGGGGCCTGGGCCGGGAACGGACGCGGGCCGGAACGGGGGCGTTGTCCGGAACGGTGCTGCCGGTGAGGGCGTGGGCCGGAAGGTGGATGGGGCGCTGAACGGCGCCGGGGGCGCGGGCGTCCTGCTCGCGGGCGACCCCGGTGCCGAGCCCGAGGGAGTCGCGGCGCGGTTCGCCGACGCCGTTCCCGCACGGCTCGCCGAGTTGCTGGCCGGGCATCTCGGCCTGACCGGGCCCCGGCTCACCTTCACCAACGCCTGTGTCGCCTCCGCCGCCGCGATCATCCACGCCTGCCGACTGATCTCCTCCGGCCGGATCGACGTGGCGGTCTGCGCGGGCGGATACCTCGTGGAGGAGGAGACCTTCGGCAAGTTCGACTCCGGCCGGGCCCTGTCCCGCGACGGCATGGTGCGCCCGTTCAGCGCCGACCGCAGCGGGCTGCTGCTCGGCGACGGAGTCGCGGCCGTCGTACTGGAGTCCGCCGGGCACGCCCGACGGCGCGGGGCCCGGCCGCTGGCGTCGGTGCCGGGCTGGGGCGCGGCGACGGACGCCCACCACATCGCCCAGCCGCACCCGGAGGGGGCCGGCCTCGCCCAGGCCACACGGCAGGCGCTGCGGCTGGCCGGCGACCCGGACGGAGCGGCCCTCGGCTATGTCAACGCCCACGGCACCGGCACCAAGTACAACGACGGCGCCGAGACCCGGGGGCTGCGAACCGCCCTCGCGGAGCGGGCGGAGTCGATCCCGGTGAGCTCGACCAAGAGCACCACCGGGCACCTCCTGGAGGCGGCGGGCATCGTGGAGTTCGTCATCACGATGCTGGCGTTGACGGACGGTGTGCTGCCGCCGACCGCCGGGTTCACCCGGCCCGACCCGGACTGCGACCTCGACTACGTGCCGAACCGGCCGCGCCGGGCCGACCCGCGCCGGGCCCTCACCATCAACGCCGCCTTCGGGGGCGCCAACACCGCACTCGTGCTGGAGCGGCCGTGA
- a CDS encoding acyl carrier protein, which yields MSTEASTPPITTDSVRQLLSDRKVFPGLPDDLGEDAELVLDSLGLVWLLHVVEERYGLVVEPTDEDIAGLTSLRRLTGYLRAAQTGRAEGGGRDER from the coding sequence ATGAGCACGGAAGCCTCGACGCCCCCCATCACCACCGACAGCGTCCGGCAGTTGCTGTCGGACCGCAAGGTCTTCCCCGGGCTGCCCGACGACCTCGGCGAGGACGCCGAACTGGTGCTGGACTCCCTCGGGCTGGTGTGGCTGCTCCACGTCGTGGAGGAGCGGTACGGCCTGGTCGTCGAGCCCACCGACGAGGACATCGCCGGGCTGACCTCACTGCGGCGGCTCACCGGCTATCTGCGCGCGGCACAGACCGGCCGGGCGGAAGGGGGAGGCCGGGATGAGCGGTGA
- a CDS encoding acyl carrier protein: MSTSTLEDEIREFVLTAVIDEMNILTSREGITDESPVTVGGLDVDSLSLIELTMRLESRFGVEIPDTDIEPLASLTLGGLVAEVVRRGARA; encoded by the coding sequence ATGAGCACATCGACCCTGGAAGACGAGATCCGCGAGTTCGTCCTGACCGCGGTGATCGACGAGATGAACATCCTGACCAGCCGTGAGGGCATCACCGACGAGAGCCCGGTGACCGTCGGCGGGCTGGACGTCGACTCACTCAGCCTGATCGAGCTCACGATGCGGCTGGAGTCCCGGTTCGGCGTGGAGATCCCGGACACCGACATCGAGCCGCTGGCCTCCCTCACGCTCGGCGGACTCGTCGCCGAGGTCGTCCGACGCGGTGCGCGGGCATGA
- a CDS encoding class I adenylate-forming enzyme family protein, with product MGERATDPPDSMGSLVQRLFDARDDGLPFLTHRQNTINRAELRERVAKQAAVFAGYGIGPASTVGLRTPPSFTQVEVLLALWRLGAQVLLLDFRLKPAEVEALCAVCRPQFLVGAGSNVRAAFGFRPEYEITTECRRTGRPAATGHRLVQFSSGSTGRPKVIGRTVRSLAAEVDAFATVPGMPREGDRLLLLSSTAHSFGLIGGLLYALAAGVSVVFAPRVSARDILRTAVDHRITALFGVPMHFELLASALDPPALPELRIAVSGGELMPPRVAERFTERYGVPVGEAYGTTETGIVAIDVGGAVRPSVGRAAPGVVVRQYRGELDVALAESPYLFDSGGTQYADGWLHTRDRATVDDTGAVSVHGRADSLVVIGGLKVDLTEVEQVLREHPAVEQAVLVHEGVTEAYVAVAAGAEPPSAEELLRWCRERLADYKLPRVIRLLETLPRTSNGKLLRQAAALQAAASGTP from the coding sequence ATGGGCGAACGCGCGACAGACCCGCCCGACTCGATGGGCTCCCTCGTCCAGCGGCTGTTCGACGCCCGGGACGACGGGCTCCCATTCCTGACGCACCGACAGAACACAATCAACCGCGCGGAGTTACGTGAGCGGGTGGCCAAACAGGCCGCCGTGTTCGCCGGATACGGCATCGGCCCGGCCAGCACCGTGGGCCTGCGGACACCGCCCAGCTTCACCCAGGTGGAGGTGCTGCTCGCGCTGTGGCGCCTGGGCGCGCAGGTGCTCCTCCTCGACTTCCGGCTCAAACCGGCCGAGGTGGAGGCCCTCTGCGCGGTCTGCCGGCCGCAGTTCCTGGTCGGCGCCGGCTCCAACGTCCGGGCGGCGTTCGGCTTCCGGCCCGAGTACGAGATCACCACCGAGTGCCGCAGGACCGGCCGCCCGGCAGCCACCGGGCACCGGCTGGTGCAGTTCAGCTCGGGCTCCACGGGACGGCCCAAGGTGATCGGCCGAACCGTCCGGTCGCTCGCCGCCGAGGTGGACGCGTTCGCCACGGTCCCCGGTATGCCGAGGGAGGGCGACCGGCTGCTGCTGCTCAGTTCGACAGCCCACAGCTTCGGGCTGATCGGCGGGCTGCTGTACGCGCTGGCGGCCGGTGTCTCCGTGGTGTTCGCGCCCCGCGTCTCCGCCCGCGACATCCTGCGGACCGCGGTGGACCACCGGATCACCGCCCTGTTCGGAGTGCCGATGCACTTCGAACTCCTCGCGTCCGCCCTCGATCCGCCCGCCCTGCCCGAGCTGCGCATCGCCGTGTCGGGCGGCGAGCTGATGCCTCCACGGGTGGCCGAGCGGTTCACGGAACGGTACGGCGTCCCGGTCGGCGAGGCCTACGGCACCACCGAGACCGGCATCGTCGCCATCGACGTCGGCGGCGCGGTGCGACCCTCGGTCGGCCGGGCCGCGCCGGGCGTGGTGGTACGGCAGTACCGGGGCGAGCTGGACGTGGCGCTGGCCGAGTCCCCGTATCTCTTCGACTCGGGCGGTACGCAGTACGCGGACGGCTGGCTGCACACCCGGGACCGGGCCACCGTGGACGACACAGGGGCGGTCAGCGTGCACGGCCGGGCCGACTCGCTCGTCGTGATCGGCGGTCTGAAAGTGGACCTCACCGAGGTCGAGCAGGTGCTCCGCGAGCACCCGGCGGTCGAGCAGGCGGTCCTGGTCCACGAGGGCGTGACCGAGGCGTATGTCGCCGTGGCCGCCGGTGCCGAGCCCCCGTCCGCCGAGGAACTGCTGCGGTGGTGCCGGGAGCGGCTGGCCGACTACAAGCTGCCGCGGGTGATCCGGCTGCTGGAGACCCTGCCGCGTACGTCCAACGGGAAGCTGCTGCGCCAGGCGGCGGCGTTGCAGGCGGCGGCGAGCGGTACGCCGTAG
- a CDS encoding 3-dehydroquinate synthase II family protein translates to MRFAWIDLREVPGRQLQAVVDAAVHARMAGVVAADAELLATLPPTVTRVLAPEGQSPTATKKPGAKEEKGTGTAGKAPGAKEGKGAPDAGSPSGPGSSPTESARSAPGTGIDVLLRRFGTEDELDALAVGNRATGGTPAAGIVDVRDDRTLQLSCAGAMKLPYTVIHFADPTKIPLEIVLAAAESADGKLVTVVDGLEEAAIVFDVLERGSDGILFTPRSADEVFALARLLQAGTLQLELSTLTVESIRHVGLGDRVCVDTCSHFEEDEGILVGSYSSGFVLCCSETHPLPYMPTRPFRVNAGALHSYTLGPDNRTNYLSEVGSGSVLLAVGADGRTRRVVVGRAKLESRPLLEIRTHAEDGRLVSLTVQDDWHVRVLGPGGKVLNVTELRTGDELLGYLATDKRHVGLPIGEFCKEV, encoded by the coding sequence ATGAGGTTCGCATGGATCGATCTGCGGGAAGTCCCCGGCCGGCAGCTCCAGGCCGTGGTGGACGCGGCCGTCCACGCCCGGATGGCCGGGGTGGTGGCCGCCGACGCCGAGCTGCTCGCGACCCTGCCCCCGACCGTCACCCGGGTACTGGCGCCCGAGGGTCAGAGCCCGACCGCCACCAAGAAGCCCGGCGCCAAGGAGGAGAAGGGCACGGGCACGGCCGGGAAGGCTCCCGGTGCCAAGGAGGGGAAGGGCGCCCCCGACGCCGGGTCCCCGTCCGGCCCCGGAAGCTCCCCGACCGAGTCCGCACGCTCTGCGCCCGGCACCGGAATCGACGTTCTGCTGCGGAGGTTCGGCACCGAGGACGAACTGGATGCCCTCGCCGTCGGCAACCGCGCCACTGGGGGCACACCCGCCGCCGGCATCGTCGACGTACGGGACGACCGCACGCTTCAGCTCTCGTGCGCGGGCGCCATGAAACTGCCGTACACCGTCATCCACTTCGCCGACCCGACCAAGATCCCGCTGGAGATCGTGCTCGCCGCGGCCGAGTCCGCCGACGGCAAGCTGGTGACCGTCGTCGACGGCCTGGAGGAGGCGGCGATCGTCTTCGACGTCCTCGAACGCGGCTCGGACGGCATCCTCTTCACGCCCCGCAGCGCCGACGAGGTGTTCGCACTGGCCCGGCTGCTGCAGGCCGGCACGCTCCAACTGGAGCTGTCCACGCTGACCGTGGAGAGCATCCGGCACGTCGGACTCGGCGACCGGGTGTGCGTGGACACCTGCTCCCACTTCGAGGAGGACGAGGGCATCCTCGTCGGCTCGTACTCCTCCGGCTTCGTCCTGTGCTGCAGCGAGACCCACCCGCTGCCGTACATGCCGACCCGGCCGTTCCGGGTCAACGCCGGGGCCCTGCACTCGTACACGCTCGGACCGGACAACCGCACCAACTACCTCAGCGAGGTGGGCTCCGGCAGCGTCCTGCTGGCGGTCGGCGCCGACGGCCGTACCCGGCGGGTCGTGGTCGGCCGCGCCAAGCTGGAGTCCCGGCCGCTGCTGGAGATCCGCACCCACGCCGAGGACGGACGGCTGGTCAGCCTGACCGTGCAGGACGACTGGCACGTACGGGTGCTCGGCCCGGGCGGGAAGGTCCTCAATGTCACCGAACTGCGCACCGGTGACGAACTGCTCGGCTATCTGGCCACGGACAAGCGCCATGTCGGCCTGCCCATCGGCGAGTTCTGCAAGGAGGTCTGA